The Bradyrhizobium sp. G127 genome segment CGCCGAACACGCGTCCAGTCGCCGGCACTGCGACATTCACCGGCAGTGATGCTGCGCTGTAACCGTAGGGATATTTAGAGGCCAGCAGCGCGTCACCGATCAGCAGCGTCGGCTCCATCGAGCCTGACGGCACGTAAAACGGCTCGGCCAGTGCGCCCTTGGCCACCATGACCACCAAAAAGGCTGCGGCGATCTCCACCAGCGAGCGAGTCCAGCCTCGCGACTGTTTCGCGGTGTGCGGAATTTCGCTCATGTCCTAGCCCGTCCCGCCGACAGTGATGCGATCCATGCGCAGGGTCGGCTGGCCGACGCCGACCGGCACGCCCTGACCCTGTTTGCCGCAAGTGCCAATGCCGTCGTCGAGCTGCAGATCGTTGCCGACCATCGAAATGCGATGCAGGTCGGTTGGGCCGTTGCCGATCAGCATCGCGCCCTTCAGCGGCGCGCCCAGCTTGCCGTTTTCGATCCTGTAGGCTTCCGTGCATTGGAAGACATACTTGCCGGACACGATATCGACCTGGCCGCCGCCGAAATTCGCCGCGAAGATTCCATTCTTCACCGAGGCGAGGATTTCCGCGGGATCGCGTCCGCCGGCCAGCATGTAGGTGTTGGTCATGCGCGGCATCGGGACATGGGCGTAGCTTTCACGCCGGCCGTTGCCGGTCGGCTTCATGTTCATCAGCCGCGCGTTCTGGCGATCCTGCATGTAGCCGACCAGGATGCCGTCCTCGATCAGCACGGTCCGGTTGGTCGGCGTGCCTTCGTCGTCGATCGACAGCGACCCGCGCTTCGATGAAATGGTGCCGTCGTCCACAACGGTTACGCCCTTGGCCGCGACCTGCTGGCCCATCAGGCCGGAGAAGGCCGAGGTCTGCTTACGGTTGAAATCGCCCTCAAGCCCGTGACCGACGGCTTCATGCAGCATCACCCCCGGCCAGCCGGGTCCGAGCACCACGTCCATTTCACCGGCGGGGGCGGGCACCGATTCGAGATTGATCATTGCCTGACGGATTGCGCCGTCGGCGGCCGAGCGCCACGCCTTGGTCTCGATGAAGCGCGCATAGCCTTCGCGCCCGCCATAACCATGACTGCCGGTTTCCTGCCGGTCGCCGCTGCCGGCCACGACGGAAATGTTTACGCGGACCAGCGGGCGGACGTCGCGATAACTTTCGCCATCGGGCCGCAAGATTTCCACCACCTGCCATGTCGCGCCGAGCGAGACTG includes the following:
- the tldD gene encoding metalloprotease TldD — its product is MSQPSDAVSASASLLERAGLDRNEVRGQIVRGLAGADDGELFLEYRQSEGLGFDNGRLKQATYDTAQGFGLRAVKDDAVGYAHSSDVSLPALIRAADAVHAVRSGYSGTFASAPMHTNTRLYGDENPLDGQSFESKVKLLAEIDAYVRDKDPRVRQVSVSLGATWQVVEILRPDGESYRDVRPLVRVNISVVAGSGDRQETGSHGYGGREGYARFIETKAWRSAADGAIRQAMINLESVPAPAGEMDVVLGPGWPGVMLHEAVGHGLEGDFNRKQTSAFSGLMGQQVAAKGVTVVDDGTISSKRGSLSIDDEGTPTNRTVLIEDGILVGYMQDRQNARLMNMKPTGNGRRESYAHVPMPRMTNTYMLAGGRDPAEILASVKNGIFAANFGGGQVDIVSGKYVFQCTEAYRIENGKLGAPLKGAMLIGNGPTDLHRISMVGNDLQLDDGIGTCGKQGQGVPVGVGQPTLRMDRITVGGTG